The Calditrichota bacterium genome has a window encoding:
- a CDS encoding chorismate-binding protein: MDESQLEQFAQLRELARYAVADEATLLMRVRGDSYSWCAGGVRAFGKSIKDLLSERDGSSVIPVCFRLDFDRNETFYWHPDWLVEARNERLLYFGTVPHGSIGEEIEFNPDETEAIESESHTPGQWTAAVQRIQAEIREQKLQKAVLSRQMSLYNPQPWQVDLVLAKLLHQSTGTSVFAHQLYDNKVWIGATPEILFQREGRQVTVDSLAGTRQTLLDDTAFSNKDHVEQKVVTDFLCETLSPLCSHVSVSPLTVRRADDLEHVYSQVQGVLRDGVNDDDVLEALHPTPAVCGSPRNEAALLLNELEPAPRDLYGGVLGFTNGHQTTAVVVLRCAQVQTRTARLFGGAGIVLDSDPEMEYSECGWKMEVMQRALTDLI; the protein is encoded by the coding sequence ATGGACGAATCCCAATTGGAACAGTTTGCGCAGTTGCGGGAACTTGCCCGCTATGCGGTGGCCGACGAAGCGACGCTCTTGATGCGCGTGCGCGGCGACTCCTATTCATGGTGCGCAGGGGGCGTGCGTGCGTTCGGGAAGTCGATCAAGGACTTGCTGTCCGAACGTGACGGAAGCTCGGTGATTCCGGTCTGTTTCAGATTGGATTTCGATCGCAATGAAACTTTCTATTGGCATCCGGATTGGCTGGTTGAAGCGCGCAACGAACGGCTGCTCTATTTCGGAACCGTACCACACGGTTCCATCGGCGAAGAAATTGAATTCAATCCGGATGAAACGGAAGCGATTGAATCGGAAAGTCATACTCCCGGTCAATGGACAGCGGCAGTGCAGCGCATTCAAGCGGAGATTCGCGAGCAGAAACTTCAGAAAGCCGTGCTCAGCAGGCAAATGAGTCTATATAATCCGCAGCCGTGGCAGGTTGACCTCGTGCTGGCTAAACTGCTGCACCAGTCGACGGGAACGTCCGTTTTCGCTCATCAGCTTTACGACAACAAAGTTTGGATCGGCGCAACACCGGAAATTTTGTTTCAGCGTGAGGGTCGTCAAGTAACGGTCGACAGTCTGGCGGGAACACGGCAGACTCTGCTCGACGATACGGCATTTTCGAACAAAGACCACGTCGAGCAGAAAGTCGTCACGGATTTTTTATGCGAGACGCTTTCGCCTTTGTGTTCGCACGTTTCGGTTTCACCGTTGACCGTTCGCCGCGCGGATGATCTGGAACATGTTTACAGTCAAGTGCAGGGAGTGCTGCGGGACGGCGTAAACGACGACGACGTGCTCGAAGCGCTGCATCCGACTCCGGCCGTGTGCGGCTCTCCGCGAAACGAGGCCGCACTGTTATTGAACGAACTTGAACCTGCTCCGCGTGATCTTTATGGCGGAGTTTTGGGATTCACAAACGGACATCAAACGACGGCGGTCGTCGTGCTGCGCTGCGCACAAGTGCAAACGAGAACGGCACGGCTGTTCGGCGGAGCGGG